From a single Polynucleobacter asymbioticus QLW-P1DMWA-1 genomic region:
- the pal gene encoding peptidoglycan-associated lipoprotein Pal, with translation MFKFVKVLPLAILVLFMSACSSVKLDDTNGVASVNGGSSMTYDPISDPRSSVYNKRSIYFDFDSYTIDPKYASTVSAHASYLKSFQKQKASIIIQGNTDDRGTAEYNLALGQKRSEAVKKALLVQGVSESQLESVSFGKEKPANPAQTDAAFQENRRADFVYQ, from the coding sequence GCCTTTGGCAATATTGGTTTTATTTATGTCTGCGTGTAGTAGCGTTAAGTTAGACGACACCAATGGAGTCGCCTCTGTAAATGGTGGAAGTTCTATGACTTACGATCCAATAAGTGACCCTAGGTCTAGTGTTTACAATAAGCGTTCAATCTATTTTGATTTTGATAGCTATACCATCGACCCAAAATATGCTTCAACGGTCTCAGCACATGCCTCTTACTTAAAATCATTTCAAAAGCAAAAGGCGTCGATCATTATTCAAGGCAACACCGATGATCGCGGAACTGCTGAGTACAACTTGGCTCTCGGTCAAAAGCGATCTGAGGCGGTTAAGAAAGCTTTGCTTGTACAGGGCGTTAGCGAGTCTCAATTGGAGTCGGTGAGCTTTGGAAAAGAAAAACCAGCTAATCCAGCCCAGACAGATGCGGCATTCCAAGAAAATCGCCGCGCTGATTTTGTCTACCAATAG
- the lysS gene encoding lysine--tRNA ligase — protein MNDKTNPAPATEVVDENHIIAERREKLAKLRENGIAFPNDFVPTHLAVDLHAHYDSLTKEELAAKKIHVKVAGRMVLKRVMGKASFATIQDRSGQIQFYINDEISGADTHGAFKHWDMGDFISAEGNLFKTNKGELSVECSNLRLLSKSLRPLPDKFHGLSDLETKYRQRYVDLIVNPESRNTFKARSNAIASLRRHMLDADFMEVETPMLHPIPGGATAKPFITHHNALDMQMFLRIAPELYLKRLVVGGFERVFEINRNFRNEGVSPRHNPEFTMMEFYAAYTDYRWLMDFTEGLIRAAAVDAQGTAVLTHQGRELDLSKPFQRLTINEAILKYCAQSGKSYEAIQLDDADFIRAELKKGGENPDSPTLKNAGIGALQLALFELVAESHLWEPTYIIDYPIEVSPLARESDTRPGITERFELFITGREIANGFSELNDAEDQANRFRKQVEQKEAGDEEAMYFDHDFIRALEYGMPPTGGCGIGIDRLVMLLTDAPNIRDVILFPHLRREEE, from the coding sequence ATGAACGATAAAACGAATCCAGCCCCAGCTACCGAAGTAGTTGATGAAAATCACATCATTGCAGAGCGTCGTGAAAAACTCGCTAAGCTTCGTGAGAATGGCATCGCCTTTCCAAATGATTTTGTACCAACCCATTTGGCCGTTGATTTACACGCGCACTATGACAGCCTCACTAAAGAAGAGCTTGCTGCCAAGAAAATTCACGTCAAAGTAGCCGGCCGCATGGTGCTTAAGCGCGTCATGGGTAAAGCCAGCTTTGCAACGATTCAAGATCGCAGCGGACAAATCCAGTTTTATATTAATGATGAAATTAGCGGCGCTGATACCCACGGGGCTTTTAAGCACTGGGATATGGGTGATTTTATTTCGGCTGAAGGCAATCTCTTTAAGACCAATAAAGGTGAATTATCAGTAGAGTGCAGCAATTTACGCCTGCTCAGCAAGTCCTTGCGCCCATTGCCAGATAAGTTCCACGGCCTCTCAGACCTAGAGACTAAGTATCGCCAGCGCTATGTGGATTTAATTGTGAATCCAGAAAGTCGCAATACTTTTAAAGCACGTAGTAATGCGATCGCTTCATTGCGTCGCCATATGCTTGATGCTGACTTCATGGAAGTCGAAACGCCAATGCTCCACCCTATTCCTGGTGGCGCCACTGCAAAACCATTTATCACGCACCACAATGCGCTCGACATGCAAATGTTCTTGCGTATCGCTCCTGAGCTCTACTTAAAGCGCTTGGTAGTTGGTGGCTTTGAACGTGTCTTTGAAATTAACCGCAACTTCCGTAACGAAGGTGTGAGCCCGCGCCACAATCCAGAATTTACGATGATGGAATTCTACGCAGCCTATACCGATTACCGTTGGCTCATGGATTTCACTGAAGGCCTCATTCGTGCAGCCGCAGTCGATGCCCAAGGCACTGCAGTTCTAACTCACCAAGGTCGTGAATTGGATCTCAGTAAACCATTCCAACGCTTGACGATTAATGAAGCCATCCTCAAGTACTGCGCTCAATCTGGTAAGAGCTATGAAGCTATCCAGTTAGATGATGCAGACTTCATTCGCGCAGAATTGAAAAAAGGTGGTGAGAATCCAGATTCCCCCACCCTCAAGAATGCGGGTATTGGCGCTTTGCAATTGGCCTTGTTTGAGCTGGTCGCAGAATCGCATCTATGGGAACCAACCTACATCATTGATTACCCAATTGAAGTAAGCCCGCTGGCTCGTGAATCTGATACACGCCCAGGTATTACAGAGCGTTTTGAGCTATTTATTACTGGTCGCGAAATTGCTAATGGTTTCTCCGAGTTAAATGATGCAGAAGATCAAGCCAATCGTTTCCGCAAGCAAGTAGAGCAAAAAGAAGCGGGTGATGAGGAGGCTATGTATTTTGATCATGACTTCATTCGCGCCCTAGAATACGGTATGCCTCCGACGGGTGGTTGCGGTATTGGTATCGACCGCTTGGTCATGCTTCTCACTGATGCACCAAATATTCGTGACGTCATTCTCTTCCCACATTTGCGTCGCGAAGAAGAATAA